A window of Plasmodium brasilianum strain Bolivian I chromosome 8, whole genome shotgun sequence contains these coding sequences:
- a CDS encoding succinate dehydrogenase subunit 4 has translation MKFKLPLGKKKKGFECSIFGSGKSVLSKLFGSGIDKYFKAVNISIILMFVTVLHYIYSFNIRNVKNKDRNILYMYYGFLVCLVGFAISINWIYFEYSKNKKKSFSPLDVKSKKQ, from the exons atgaagTTCAAATTGCCGTTagggaagaaaaagaagggGTTTGAATGTTCAATATTTGGGAGTGGTAAATCAGTTCTAAGTAAACTTTTCGGTAGTGGCATtgacaaatattttaaagctgtaaatatttccattattttaatgtttgtAACAGTATTGCATtacatttattcttttaatataagaAATGTAAAGAATAAGGAtcgaaatatattatatatgtactatgGGTTTTTAGTTTGTCTCGTGGGGTTTGCTATTAGTATTAATTG gATCTATTTCGAATATTccaaaaataagaaaaagagtttttctcctttagacgttaaaagtaaaaaacagtag